Within the Deltaproteobacteria bacterium genome, the region GATGGTGCCGTTCGGTCCAATCTGCCGGAATCGCTCCGGTTTTTCCCATCTCCGCCATCCCGGGGAATACGTGTTGTACTTCGGTACGTTTTCGGATTATAAACGGAAACGGGATCGCCGGGCGGACGAAACGGAATCCGCCCGGCCGGTATCCAATAAAACACCCATCGGGCAAGGCGGCAACGAGTGCGCGCCGGTTCCGGGTGGTCCGGAAGGAGACAGGCGATGGCGAAATGGTCGATGGAAGAGGCGCTCCGGCTCGCGCTGCGGCTCGAAGAGGAGAATTTCGGGGAGTACGAGAAGAGCGCCTCGGAGGCGGGGAACCCGGGAGTGAAGTCGATGTTCCGGTACCTCGCGGACGAGGAGCGGAAGCACATAACCCTCATTCGGGACAAGATGGCGCAGTTCAACGTCAAGCCGTGACGCGGAACGCCCCGTAGACTCCATGGCGAACGTCTTCTTCGACCACATCTCCACGACGCCCCTCGACCCCCGCGTGCTCGAGGCGATGATGCCGTACCTCACCGGATGGTACGGCAACCCCTCGTCGCACATCCACGAACAGGGGCAGGCGGCCCTCCGTGCGGTGGACACGGCGCGGGGACAGGTCGCCGCGATGATCGGGGCGAAGGCGGGGGAGATCGTCTTCACCTCCGGGGCGACCGAGGCGAACAACCTCGCGGTCCTCGGCGCGGCCGAGGCCGCGGGCGCCGGCAGGCGGCACGTGGTCGTGTCGGAGGTCGAGCACTTCTCCGTGATGAACGCCCTGGTCCCGCTTCGCAACGCGGGGGACGACGTCACCGTCGTTCCGGTGGACGCGGACGGGCGGGTGGACCCCGCCGCCGTCCGGGAGGCGCTTCGACCCGGCACGGCGCTCCTGTCCGTGATGCAGGCGAACTCCGAGATCGGCACGGTCGAGCCGGTGGAGGAGATCGGGCGGATCGCCCGCGAGGCGGGCGTCCCGTTCCACGTGGACGCGACCGCTTCGGCCGGACACATCCCGCTGGACGTCCGGGAGCTGCAGGCGGACTTCGTCACCCTGTCCGCGCACAATTTCTACGGCCCCAAGGGGGTCGGGGCGCTCTACGTCCGGAGCGGCGCGAAGGTCGCCGCGCGGTCGTTCGGCGGTTTCCAGGAGTCCGGGTACAGGGCGGGCACCGAGAACGTCGCCGGGATCGTCGGGATGGGCGCGGCGGCCCTGCTGGCGGCGGCGGAACGGGAGTCCCGCGCGGTGGAACTCGCCAGGCTCGGGAGGATCCTGCGGGAGGGGCTGGCGCCGATCCCGCTGCTCCATTTCACCGGCCACCCTACGCTTCGGCTTCCCGGGCACGTATCCTTCTGGGTGGAGCACGCGGAGGGGGAGTCGCTCCTCCTCTTCCTGAACGTGAAGGGGATCATGGCGGCGTCGGGATCCGCCTGCAGCTCCAACCTGCGCGGGGAGGACGAGGAGGACCTCGTGGCGTCCCCCGTGCTCCGGGCGATCGGCGTTCCCAGCGACATCTGCACCGGGTCGATCACGTTCAGCCTCGGGAAGGGGAACACCGAGGACGAGGTGCGGCTGGCCCTTTCGGTCCTCCCGGGAATCGTCGACCGGCTTCGGGGGATGTCTCCGACGTACCTCGACTACCAGAAACGTCAGGCGCAAGGGGGGTAACGAGCGATGGCGGCGGGCCCGTACAGCGAAAAGGTGATGGACCACTTCATGAACCCGCGGAACGTGGGGGAGATCGAGGGTGCCGACGGCGTCGGAGAGGTGGGGAACCCCGCCTGCGGCGACATGATGCGGCTGTACCTCAAGATCGACGACGGCCGCGTCATCGACGCCAAGTTCCGCACGTTCGGCTGCGGCGCGGCGATCGCCTCCAGCTCCATGCTCACCGAGATGATCAAGGGGAAGACCGTGGCGGAGGCCCAGGCGATCACGAACGAACAGGTGTCGGCGGCCCTGGACGGCCTCCCGGCGGTGAAGATCCACTGCTCCGTGATGGCGGAGCAGGCGGTCAAGTCCGCCCTCGACGACTACGCCAGAAAACATGCCGGCTGACCGGGGAGGTGACCGTTGCTGGACCTGAACGAGATCGAGATCCTGCAGGTGGCCCTGTCGCACGAAGGACGCGCCCGTGAATTCTACGACCGGATGGCGGCCCGGCACGGCGATTCGACCGCGGGAGACCTCTTCCGGTACCTCTCGGCGGAGGAAGAGGGGCACATCCGGAAGCTGACGGCGCGGTACCGGTACCCCGCTTTCGAGGCGGCGCAGCCGGAGAAGCATCTCCCCTACCTGATCGACCTGGACCGCATGGCGCGGGAGGACGGGGTGGACGCGGACGTCGATACCGGACCGGAAGCGGTCCGGCGGGGGCTGGGAATCGCCCGAAAGGCCGAGTTGCACGCCGTAGAGTTCTACTCCCTGGCGGGCGGGGTCGTCGACGACAAGGCGACGAAAACGCTCCTCGCGGAGCTGGAAGACGAGGAGCGCCGTCACCTGGCCAGGATCGAGGGCCACCTGGCGAACCTTCCGCCGGGGCCCCGCTGATTTTTTCGGCGGGGGGGGCGATCCGCAGAAAAATAAACGATCCCGGAGGATGACAGAGATGCCGACCAACCCGATGGAAGTGATCCGGATGGCGCTCGACCGCGAGAAGGCGGCGTACCGGAACTACACCGAGTACGCCCGGATCGCCACGGAGCCGGAGATCCGCGAGTTGTTCCATTACCTGGCGGAGGAGGAGAAGAAGCACGTGAAGATCCTCCAGGACGAAATCGAGAAGGAGACGCTCCAGGAGATGTAGCCCTCCTCGAGCGATCGATCCCGCGGGAGGCCGGAGTGGGACTTTCCCTGTACGACAGCGCGTCCCGCGGGAAAGTCCGCTTCGCGCCCCCGGACCCGTCCCGGGTGTCGATCTACACCTGCGGCCCCACCGTCTACCGGTACGCCCACATCGGCAACCTCCGCACGTACCTGCTGACGGACATCCTCGTCCGGACCCTGCGATTCCTCGGGTACGGCACGTTCGCCGTGCAGAACATCACGGACATGGGGCACATGCACCAGGAGCGCCTCGACCTCGGCGAGGACAAGGTGATCGCCGCCGCGCGCGCGGCGGGGAAATCCGCCCGGGAGATCGCCGAATTCTTCACGGAGGCGTACTTCCGGGATTGCCGGCGGATGGGGTTTTCCCCGGCGGACGAGTACCCGCGCGCTTCCGCCCACGTGCCCGAGATGATCGAGCTCATCCGGAGCCTCGAGGCGAGGGGAGCGGTGTACTCCGGGGGAGGGTTCCTGTACTTCGACGTCGCGAAGGCGGACGGGTACGGAAGCCTGTCGGGCGCCGCGCCAGGCCGGGGGGAGACGGCCTCGCGGACGGACGCCGCCGCCCACCGGCACAAGAAACGGGCGGAGGACTTCGTCCTCTGGATGCCCGCGGAGCCGGGACGGGAGTACCTCTGGGACAGCCCGTGGGGGAGCGGCTGGCCGGGGTGGCACATCGAGTGCGCGGCGATGGCCGTCCGCTACCTCGGCCCCGAGCCCGACATCCATGTCGGCGGCTCCGACCTCCGGTTCCCCCACCACGAGAACTCGCGGGCGCTGGCGATGACGGCGACGGGAAAGCGGTTCGCCGCGATCTGGATGCACGCGGCGCACCTGCTGGTGGACGGAAGGAAGATGTCGAAATCGGCGGGGAACGAGTACACGCTGGACGATCTCGCGTCGGGTCCCCGGGGCGGAGGGAGAGGGTTCTCCCCTGCCGATTTCCGGTACCATTGCCTGACCTTGCATTACGCGACCCCGATGAATTTCACCTGGGAAGGGCTCGTCGGATCCTCGCGGGCCCTCTCGCGGCTGCGGGGATCGTTCCGGAAGGCGGCCGAGGGGAGGACGGCCGGCGGGGATGCGGCAAACGTCCTCCGGAAGAAGTTCCGGGACGCGGTGGCGGAGGATCTGAACCTCCCCCGCGCCGTGGCGGTCGCCCACGAGGCGACGCGGTCCGGGATCGGCGGAGAGACGGCGCGGGCGCTGGCGGAGGAGTGGGACCGGGTGCTTTCCCTGGGGATTCTTCCCGGGGTCCCGGAAGGAGAGACGGCGGAAGTTCCCGCCGCCGTGGAGGCGTTGTCCCGCGAGAGGGACGCCTTGCGGCGGTCGGGCGACTACGCCGGGGCGGACGCGATCCGCGAGAGGATCCGTTCCGCCGGGTACGAGGTCGTGGACGGCCTCCCGCCCGGCGCCGGCCCGGCGATCATCGTTCGAAAGAAAGGAGCGTCATGATCATGGGACGAATCGCGACGATCGTAGCGGCGGCCCTCGCACTTTCCCTGGTTCTTCCCGCGGTTCCCGCCTCGGCGGGTGTCGAGGAAACGGCCCGGGTCGACTCCGCGGCCGAGGTGTTGACGAAGATCATGGAGATACCCGAGAAGGCGATCCCTCCCGCCCTCCTGTCCGACGCTCGGGGGATCGCCATCATCCCCAACGTCATCAAGGTCGGCTTCATCGTCGGGGGGCAGTACGGGAAAGGCGTGCTCGTCGTCCGGGGGAAGGGGGACGCGTGGGGGAACCCGGTGTTCGTCTCCCTGATGAGCGGCAGCGTCGGGTGGCAGATCGGGGCGGAATCCACCGATTTCATCCTCGTGTTCAAG harbors:
- a CDS encoding cysteine desulfurase → MANVFFDHISTTPLDPRVLEAMMPYLTGWYGNPSSHIHEQGQAALRAVDTARGQVAAMIGAKAGEIVFTSGATEANNLAVLGAAEAAGAGRRHVVVSEVEHFSVMNALVPLRNAGDDVTVVPVDADGRVDPAAVREALRPGTALLSVMQANSEIGTVEPVEEIGRIAREAGVPFHVDATASAGHIPLDVRELQADFVTLSAHNFYGPKGVGALYVRSGAKVAARSFGGFQESGYRAGTENVAGIVGMGAAALLAAAERESRAVELARLGRILREGLAPIPLLHFTGHPTLRLPGHVSFWVEHAEGESLLLFLNVKGIMAASGSACSSNLRGEDEEDLVASPVLRAIGVPSDICTGSITFSLGKGNTEDEVRLALSVLPGIVDRLRGMSPTYLDYQKRQAQGG
- the nifU gene encoding Fe-S cluster assembly scaffold protein NifU, with protein sequence MAAGPYSEKVMDHFMNPRNVGEIEGADGVGEVGNPACGDMMRLYLKIDDGRVIDAKFRTFGCGAAIASSSMLTEMIKGKTVAEAQAITNEQVSAALDGLPAVKIHCSVMAEQAVKSALDDYARKHAG
- a CDS encoding ferritin family protein codes for the protein MLDLNEIEILQVALSHEGRAREFYDRMAARHGDSTAGDLFRYLSAEEEGHIRKLTARYRYPAFEAAQPEKHLPYLIDLDRMAREDGVDADVDTGPEAVRRGLGIARKAELHAVEFYSLAGGVVDDKATKTLLAELEDEERRHLARIEGHLANLPPGPR
- a CDS encoding cysteine--tRNA ligase, which gives rise to MGLSLYDSASRGKVRFAPPDPSRVSIYTCGPTVYRYAHIGNLRTYLLTDILVRTLRFLGYGTFAVQNITDMGHMHQERLDLGEDKVIAAARAAGKSAREIAEFFTEAYFRDCRRMGFSPADEYPRASAHVPEMIELIRSLEARGAVYSGGGFLYFDVAKADGYGSLSGAAPGRGETASRTDAAAHRHKKRAEDFVLWMPAEPGREYLWDSPWGSGWPGWHIECAAMAVRYLGPEPDIHVGGSDLRFPHHENSRALAMTATGKRFAAIWMHAAHLLVDGRKMSKSAGNEYTLDDLASGPRGGGRGFSPADFRYHCLTLHYATPMNFTWEGLVGSSRALSRLRGSFRKAAEGRTAGGDAANVLRKKFRDAVAEDLNLPRAVAVAHEATRSGIGGETARALAEEWDRVLSLGILPGVPEGETAEVPAAVEALSRERDALRRSGDYAGADAIRERIRSAGYEVVDGLPPGAGPAIIVRKKGAS
- a CDS encoding lipid-binding SYLF domain-containing protein, yielding MGRIATIVAAALALSLVLPAVPASAGVEETARVDSAAEVLTKIMEIPEKAIPPALLSDARGIAIIPNVIKVGFIVGGQYGKGVLVVRGKGDAWGNPVFVSLMSGSVGWQIGAESTDFILVFKTRKSIEGILKGKYTLGAEAGVAAGPVGRRAKAETDVELKAEIYSYSRSRGLFAGVSLEGSSIQVDDKSNAAFYGREDVRPEDIAEGRNIKPPASAEKLERALEAHTRRPS